In Bacillota bacterium, one genomic interval encodes:
- a CDS encoding diguanylate cyclase codes for MNEYLENIAKVNIMLVLNNPVERELIKNILTRRGYKLYEALNHDLAIELVPSVLPGIVIAATGIGESGDRLLTELKHRSSSSNISFILLTDNNDEEQKIKAISCGADDIISRPLSKAELLFRIDKLVNANSPQQKFSFELDDPPGRESPRLNGRAVPLEDRKPVVLVVDDNRLIRKQLKDYVESLGCIVITAADGFTAHEATQNHDLDLILLDIILPDFGGMELLEMVRQQKNLLQLPVIIISGLSDSDSKLKALELGADDYITKPIDFNELQIKMRTVLRKKFYFEEVTQNYHRAVKRSITDSLTDLYNRGYFHEFLEREIKRCRRYHHDLTLIIADIDFFKKYNDRYGHPRGDIVLRNVANILKQNIRSSDLAARYGGEEFAIVLPETDLAGGLTVAEKIRSSVEDYNFTGQQHSQPGGTLTISLGVSSIPATDKHTTLTEFITRADKALYKAKRKGRNLVVSA; via the coding sequence ATGAACGAATATCTGGAAAATATCGCCAAAGTCAATATCATGCTGGTTTTGAACAACCCTGTTGAGCGTGAGCTGATCAAAAATATCCTGACCAGGAGAGGCTACAAACTCTACGAGGCACTCAATCATGATCTGGCCATAGAACTGGTCCCTTCCGTCCTGCCAGGAATTGTAATTGCCGCTACAGGCATCGGTGAATCCGGGGACAGGCTGCTGACAGAACTGAAACACCGTTCCTCGTCCTCCAACATTTCTTTCATCCTGTTAACCGACAACAACGATGAAGAACAGAAGATAAAGGCCATTTCCTGTGGAGCCGATGATATTATCAGCCGCCCTTTGAGCAAAGCGGAACTGCTGTTCAGAATCGATAAACTGGTAAATGCGAACAGCCCGCAACAAAAATTTTCATTTGAATTGGATGACCCTCCGGGAAGAGAATCGCCCCGTTTGAATGGTCGGGCGGTTCCCCTTGAAGATAGAAAACCGGTAGTCCTCGTCGTCGATGACAACAGATTGATAAGGAAACAGCTCAAAGATTATGTGGAATCCCTGGGCTGCATCGTCATCACCGCCGCCGATGGATTCACAGCCCATGAAGCAACCCAGAACCATGACCTCGATCTTATCCTGCTGGACATTATCCTTCCCGATTTCGGAGGCATGGAACTTCTGGAAATGGTGCGGCAACAGAAGAATCTTCTGCAGCTACCGGTTATCATTATCTCCGGGCTCTCCGATTCCGACAGCAAGCTCAAAGCTCTGGAACTGGGGGCAGATGATTATATCACCAAACCCATTGATTTCAATGAATTGCAAATCAAAATGAGGACGGTTCTACGCAAAAAATTTTATTTTGAAGAAGTAACCCAGAATTATCACCGCGCCGTCAAAAGATCGATAACCGACAGTCTTACGGATCTTTACAACCGTGGATACTTCCATGAATTTTTGGAAAGAGAAATAAAGCGATGTCGGCGCTACCATCACGACCTTACCCTGATCATCGCCGATATAGATTTTTTCAAAAAATACAACGACCGCTACGGCCATCCCAGGGGCGACATTGTCCTGAGAAACGTGGCCAATATCCTGAAACAAAATATTCGCAGTTCTGACCTTGCCGCCAGGTACGGGGGAGAGGAATTTGCCATTGTCCTTCCGGAGACCGATCTTGCAGGCGGGCTTACCGTTGCGGAGAAAATCAGATCCTCGGTGGAGGATTACAACTTCACGGGGCAACAACATTCCCAGCCCGGGGGAACGCTTACCATCAGCCTCGGGGTATCCTCGATTCCGGCTACGGACAAGCATACCACCCTCACTGAATTTATCACCAGGGCCGACAAGGCCCTCTACAAAGCAAAAAGAAAAGGACGCAACCTGGTCGTCTCTGCTTGA
- the rph gene encoding ribonuclease PH — translation MRKNSRNEDQLRSVNITRNFLKDPAGSVLIETGDTKVICTASIDESVPPFLKGMSRGWITAEYAMLPGSTTSRHQRERGRTSGRTFEIQRLIGRSLRSIVHLPDLGERTVLIDCDVIQADGGTRTASITGACVALFDALLYLKEEGVIDRLPIVDFLAAASVGIVDGKYLLDLDYREDSGASVDLNVVMTGSGKFVEIQGTAEGKTFSHDELDMLLTLSRGGIEKLIHEQRNVLGPDAAMQIDDSIEYYGKA, via the coding sequence ATGCGTAAAAATAGCAGAAATGAAGATCAGTTACGGTCTGTAAATATTACCCGCAATTTCCTTAAAGATCCGGCCGGCTCGGTGTTGATCGAGACCGGGGATACCAAAGTAATATGTACGGCTTCAATCGATGAAAGCGTTCCCCCATTTCTCAAAGGAATGTCCCGGGGGTGGATTACGGCCGAGTATGCCATGTTACCGGGATCAACGACTTCACGCCACCAGCGCGAACGGGGAAGAACTTCGGGGCGCACTTTTGAGATACAAAGATTGATCGGCCGTTCCTTGCGTTCTATCGTTCACCTGCCGGATTTGGGGGAGAGGACTGTCCTGATCGATTGCGATGTTATTCAGGCCGATGGGGGAACACGTACGGCTTCCATCACCGGCGCCTGTGTGGCTCTCTTTGATGCCCTACTTTATCTGAAAGAGGAAGGGGTTATTGATCGTCTGCCGATTGTAGATTTTCTGGCTGCGGCAAGTGTGGGAATAGTGGATGGGAAATACCTGCTGGATCTGGATTACAGGGAAGATTCCGGTGCGTCTGTGGATCTGAATGTGGTTATGACTGGCAGTGGCAAGTTCGTGGAAATACAGGGTACCGCCGAAGGGAAAACGTTCAGCCATGATGAGCTTGATATGTTACTGACGCTTTCCCGGGGGGGTATAGAGAAATTGATCCATGAACAGAGAAATGTTCTCGGGCCCGATGCCGCCATGCAGATAGATGACAGCATCGAGTATTACGGGAAAGCCTGA
- a CDS encoding XTP/dITP diphosphatase has product MGKKAKKLIVATHNEGKVAEIRDILAGLPLEIVFLKEVEGAPVVIEDGKNLTDNALKKAHQISNFCGEITLADDSGLEVDALGGLPGVKSARFAGVDADDMQNNLLLLKEMKEVPQERRGARFTCVLAIVCPDGTVEIIEESCEGTIASAPRGKRGFGYDPLFIFEGGKLTFAEMGPQKKNMVSHRGKALRRLRPIVEKLFGQDRV; this is encoded by the coding sequence ATGGGGAAAAAGGCGAAAAAATTGATCGTGGCTACACATAATGAAGGCAAGGTGGCAGAGATTCGCGATATCCTTGCAGGTCTGCCGCTGGAGATCGTCTTTCTGAAAGAGGTTGAGGGGGCTCCGGTTGTCATTGAAGACGGGAAAAATTTAACGGACAATGCACTTAAGAAAGCGCACCAGATTTCAAATTTCTGCGGGGAAATTACCCTGGCCGATGATTCCGGCCTGGAGGTGGATGCTCTGGGCGGCCTTCCCGGCGTGAAATCGGCCCGCTTTGCGGGGGTTGACGCCGATGATATGCAGAATAACCTGTTGCTGCTGAAAGAAATGAAGGAAGTTCCGCAAGAACGAAGGGGAGCCCGGTTTACCTGTGTTCTCGCGATTGTTTGTCCTGACGGCACTGTCGAAATAATCGAAGAAAGTTGCGAAGGAACCATTGCTTCCGCTCCGCGGGGAAAAAGAGGTTTCGGTTATGATCCCCTCTTTATCTTCGAGGGGGGTAAGCTCACCTTTGCCGAGATGGGGCCGCAGAAAAAAAACATGGTCAGCCACCGGGGCAAAGCCCTGCGCAGGCTGCGTCCGATTGTAGAAAAACTTTTCGGTCAAGATCGCGTCTAA
- a CDS encoding sulfatase-like hydrolase/transferase: MSTKTVREKRVMVFWVFITVAALLLLVAGVLSVEMRETKVERMENEFSAQPSEALADHVYLIIVDGLRVDGMDSMPYLSELASQGGYGIMTVPEPTFSRPAYARIITGASSSITGINSNMQARKLDIPTIYDLAVSQGLTTGASAYKWFYEIAVGTPYRTGKGCENRTIKDRTLPIQYGYYYDDNDDYTYDDREIFAQGKGIMEEHTPNFLIVHSMEVDMAGHNHGGTSVEYRERVKENDLYIRELVEAIPHPEKSIVMVMGDHGHIDRGGHGGPEKEAIETPLVIWGHNVLTGSADGYTQLDLAPTIAALLGMPFSTYMEGKVMDEPFDWPAGTAAAYNNTLSRLHQPFVASLYDRFEVPYADETEEISVTALHEIMHLKAVFFKFIFALAILLILFIILFLWFKLYRWNNIRNIFRGKGWTLASAFIATIVYILVYQLALKLLGLDYSYSIVDVNVKFVGIATLPPLIAFVFFYLIFARWMKERADIESFSIHTITLVIAFLATIIVAAVKQGGNDIFLPDFKWFLVYAFSAYHLFITGLCCIVFSRFTKKSAFDLDAKARQAL; encoded by the coding sequence ATGTCTACCAAAACAGTAAGAGAAAAAAGAGTGATGGTGTTCTGGGTTTTCATAACTGTGGCAGCCTTGTTGCTTCTGGTCGCGGGTGTTCTATCCGTGGAAATGCGCGAAACGAAGGTGGAACGGATGGAAAATGAGTTTTCAGCGCAACCCTCCGAAGCACTGGCCGATCATGTTTATCTGATCATCGTGGACGGGCTTCGCGTCGATGGGATGGATAGCATGCCCTACCTGAGCGAATTGGCCAGCCAGGGAGGGTATGGCATCATGACCGTACCGGAGCCGACTTTCTCGCGGCCTGCCTATGCACGGATTATCACGGGTGCCTCTTCTTCCATCACCGGAATAAACAGCAACATGCAGGCGCGCAAGCTTGACATCCCCACGATATATGATTTGGCTGTCAGCCAGGGATTGACGACCGGGGCTTCGGCATACAAATGGTTCTATGAAATAGCCGTGGGTACTCCTTACCGGACAGGAAAAGGTTGTGAGAACAGAACCATCAAGGATCGGACCCTGCCCATCCAGTATGGGTATTATTACGACGACAATGATGATTATACTTATGATGATCGGGAAATCTTCGCCCAGGGAAAAGGGATCATGGAGGAGCATACCCCCAATTTTCTGATCGTCCACTCAATGGAGGTCGATATGGCCGGGCACAATCACGGAGGCACCTCCGTGGAATACAGGGAGAGAGTCAAGGAAAATGACCTTTATATACGTGAACTGGTGGAAGCCATCCCCCACCCCGAAAAAAGTATCGTCATGGTTATGGGAGACCACGGTCATATCGACAGGGGAGGGCACGGAGGCCCTGAAAAAGAAGCTATCGAGACCCCCCTGGTAATATGGGGGCACAATGTTCTGACCGGTTCAGCGGATGGTTATACCCAACTTGACCTTGCCCCGACCATTGCTGCCCTCCTGGGCATGCCTTTTTCCACCTACATGGAAGGTAAAGTTATGGATGAACCATTCGACTGGCCGGCGGGAACAGCCGCCGCTTACAACAACACGCTTTCCAGGTTACACCAACCCTTCGTGGCCTCGCTCTACGACAGATTCGAGGTTCCCTATGCCGATGAAACGGAAGAGATATCGGTCACCGCACTGCATGAAATAATGCACTTGAAAGCGGTCTTTTTCAAGTTCATTTTTGCCCTGGCCATTCTGCTGATCCTGTTCATCATCCTCTTTCTGTGGTTCAAGCTCTACCGGTGGAACAATATCCGGAACATATTCCGGGGCAAGGGGTGGACCCTGGCCAGCGCTTTCATCGCTACGATTGTCTATATTCTCGTTTACCAACTCGCCCTGAAACTTCTGGGTCTCGATTATTCGTACAGCATCGTGGATGTCAACGTCAAATTTGTGGGTATAGCCACTTTGCCGCCATTGATCGCTTTTGTTTTCTTTTATTTGATTTTTGCCCGATGGATGAAGGAACGGGCTGACATCGAAAGTTTCTCCATTCATACGATAACCTTGGTCATTGCCTTTCTGGCAACTATCATCGTTGCCGCCGTCAAGCAGGGAGGGAACGATATCTTTCTGCCGGATTTCAAATGGTTCCTTGTCTATGCTTTCAGCGCCTATCACCTGTTTATCACCGGACTATGCTGTATTGTTTTCAGCCGATTCACGAAAAAATCAGCATTTGATCTGGATGCAAAAGCAAGGCAAGCTTTGTAA
- a CDS encoding DUF2812 domain-containing protein, which produces MKKTIYKWFWAWNYDKEEEWLNEMAAMGLSLASVGFCTYIFEETLPGEYKVRIQLLDHFPSHPESMNYIKFLEETGIEHVGSITRWNYFRKKMNLDDSQKEFDLFSDSKSRQKHLGKMMLIFGILALANLLNAFTQVVGYQDSGRGYTFPIIIFLISIGLLLSYGFFKIYIKWNKLKKENRLFE; this is translated from the coding sequence ATGAAAAAAACTATTTACAAGTGGTTCTGGGCATGGAATTATGATAAGGAAGAAGAATGGCTGAATGAAATGGCAGCGATGGGACTGTCCCTGGCCTCCGTGGGTTTCTGTACATATATCTTTGAAGAAACTCTACCCGGCGAATACAAGGTGCGAATTCAACTGCTGGATCATTTCCCTTCCCACCCGGAAAGTATGAACTATATAAAGTTTCTTGAAGAAACGGGAATCGAGCATGTAGGTTCTATTACCCGGTGGAATTATTTTAGAAAGAAAATGAACCTGGATGACAGCCAGAAAGAATTTGACCTTTTTTCTGATAGCAAGTCCCGCCAAAAACACCTGGGCAAGATGATGCTTATTTTTGGTATTCTGGCATTGGCCAATCTGTTGAACGCTTTCACACAGGTCGTAGGCTATCAAGATTCAGGTAGGGGGTACACATTTCCCATAATTATTTTTCTCATAAGTATAGGCCTGCTTCTATCCTACGGTTTTTTCAAGATATACATCAAGTGGAATAAATTAAAGAAAGAGAACAGGCTCTTTGAATAA
- a CDS encoding PadR family transcriptional regulator, translated as MGEQKGALTEGIYYILLSLVKPLHGYGIMQNVEALTGGRLKLAAGTLYGAIVNMIEKGWIKALPVKKNSRKKEYIITEAGKSVLKDEIRRLEELLQNGNKIFEEPMQ; from the coding sequence ATGGGGGAACAAAAAGGCGCTTTAACCGAAGGAATATATTATATTCTGCTTTCGCTTGTTAAGCCTTTGCACGGATACGGGATCATGCAAAATGTAGAGGCTTTAACCGGAGGCAGACTGAAGCTGGCTGCGGGCACCCTTTACGGAGCCATTGTCAACATGATCGAAAAGGGGTGGATCAAGGCATTGCCTGTAAAAAAAAATAGCCGTAAAAAGGAATATATTATCACCGAAGCAGGCAAAAGCGTGTTAAAAGACGAGATCAGACGCCTGGAGGAATTGCTTCAAAATGGAAACAAGATTTTTGAGGAGCCGATGCAATGA
- a CDS encoding glycoside hydrolase family 16 protein produces MVRKILWVALIVFMTLSLGACGNEEDWQGKGYDLSLPRLGEDGWYEVFTDNFDGDSLNEEIWTYSPHCLRWKTQTGQEIHSNHWCDDMVTVADGYVTIRAYQTDSHDCSKGICPRSGRFSGGIETRKIVSDDFSDNKGDSDEMLFSQAYGYFETRVKFPDAPGLWAAFWLQSSNQRKVGNEGCDGTEIDIFESAFRKKPRKMGHALLWDGYGSDGKVSGHITDLDYSLYEGFNTFALKWTPEYYVFYINGVPTWATNSGGVSKVRQFLRLTVEIDAGDTFGPHGQRIGHFKYDEEPEFVIDYVKVYQNSNYEKYIMDDEQFPGELDYDN; encoded by the coding sequence GTGGTCAGAAAAATATTATGGGTAGCTTTGATTGTTTTTATGACGCTTTCCCTCGGTGCATGTGGCAACGAGGAAGATTGGCAGGGCAAAGGTTATGACCTCTCCCTGCCACGGCTCGGGGAAGATGGATGGTACGAGGTTTTCACGGATAATTTTGATGGCGATTCTCTGAATGAAGAAATCTGGACGTATTCTCCCCATTGCCTGCGATGGAAGACCCAGACGGGGCAGGAGATACATTCCAACCACTGGTGTGACGATATGGTTACCGTGGCGGACGGTTACGTTACCATACGCGCATATCAGACCGACAGCCATGATTGCAGCAAGGGGATCTGCCCCCGCAGCGGACGTTTTTCCGGAGGCATCGAGACCAGAAAGATTGTCTCCGATGATTTCAGTGATAACAAGGGCGATAGCGATGAGATGCTTTTTTCACAGGCCTATGGCTACTTCGAGACGAGGGTCAAGTTTCCCGATGCTCCCGGCCTCTGGGCGGCATTCTGGCTGCAATCTTCCAACCAGAGGAAGGTGGGAAATGAGGGCTGTGATGGCACGGAGATAGATATCTTTGAATCCGCTTTCAGAAAAAAGCCCCGCAAGATGGGGCATGCCCTCCTCTGGGATGGCTACGGCAGTGATGGGAAAGTTTCCGGGCATATCACCGATCTGGATTACAGTTTGTACGAGGGTTTCAACACTTTTGCCCTCAAGTGGACACCTGAATACTATGTCTTCTATATAAATGGCGTTCCAACCTGGGCTACCAACAGCGGCGGTGTTTCCAAGGTGAGGCAATTTCTGAGGCTCACCGTGGAGATAGATGCCGGCGATACTTTTGGCCCCCATGGGCAGAGAATCGGGCATTTCAAGTACGATGAAGAACCGGAATTTGTCATAGATTACGTCAAGGTATACCAGAATTCCAATTACGAGAAGTACATCATGGATGATGAGCAGTTCCCCGGTGAACTGGATTATGACAATTGA